One Campylobacter pinnipediorum subsp. caledonicus genomic window carries:
- a CDS encoding M48 family metallopeptidase, with amino-acid sequence MFSTLSIILIAYVCAKTYISLLQINFIKKHSKEEAVVLEQSEYENAAKIAIENQKFDIFSNIFSVTISLLWLGFGLKILFANTVKTDSILENVIFVVSFLLINTIIELPLSVYEKFVKDKKQGFSNVTPKIFITDLIKSMLLMLVFGSAFIWLIIICIENLGTLWWLWAFLLSFAIILTINLIYPTIIAPIFNKVTPLEDGELKSSIQDLLLSLGFKSSGVFTLDASKRDNRLNAYFGGLGKTKRVVLFDTLIKKLNLDEIIAVLGHELGHFKHKDIIKMIVLSSIMIFALFAIFGNISDSIYQDIGMPSSGGVIVFLMIFSPIFNFFFNPIMAFISRKNEFNADKFGSKIKDKDSMISALKKLGSENKAFPKSHQLYSTLYHSHPSLYERIERLKSEN; translated from the coding sequence ATGTTTAGCACATTAAGTATTATTTTAATAGCATATGTCTGTGCAAAAACTTATATATCACTACTTCAAATAAACTTCATAAAAAAACATTCAAAAGAAGAAGCAGTGGTATTAGAACAATCAGAATATGAAAATGCTGCAAAAATAGCCATTGAAAATCAGAAATTTGATATTTTTTCAAATATATTTAGTGTCACAATATCACTTTTATGGCTTGGTTTTGGGTTAAAAATATTATTTGCAAATACTGTTAAAACAGATTCAATACTTGAAAATGTTATCTTTGTTGTAAGTTTTTTGTTGATAAATACAATCATAGAACTTCCGCTATCTGTATATGAAAAATTTGTTAAAGATAAAAAACAAGGTTTTTCAAATGTAACACCAAAAATTTTTATAACAGACCTTATAAAATCAATGCTTTTAATGCTTGTATTTGGATCTGCATTTATATGGCTTATAATTATATGTATAGAAAATTTAGGCACACTTTGGTGGTTATGGGCATTTTTATTAAGCTTTGCTATCATACTAACTATAAATTTAATATATCCAACCATTATAGCTCCGATTTTTAATAAAGTAACACCGCTTGAAGATGGAGAATTAAAATCATCAATACAAGACCTACTTTTAAGCTTAGGCTTTAAAAGCAGTGGTGTTTTTACATTAGATGCTAGCAAAAGAGATAATAGGCTAAATGCATATTTTGGTGGTCTTGGCAAAACAAAAAGAGTGGTATTGTTTGACACCTTGATAAAAAAGCTAAATTTAGATGAGATAATAGCTGTATTAGGACATGAACTGGGGCATTTTAAACACAAAGACATTATAAAAATGATAGTTTTAAGCTCTATTATGATTTTTGCACTTTTTGCTATATTTGGAAATATATCAGATAGTATATATCAAGATATAGGTATGCCTAGTAGTGGTGGAGTTATTGTATTTTTAATGATTTTTTCGCCTATTTTTAATTTCTTTTTTAACCCAATCATGGCATTTATAAGCAGAAAAAATGAATTTAATGCAGACAAGTTTGGCTCTAAGATAAAAGATAAAGATAGCATGATTAGTGCATTAAAAAAACTTGGAAGTGAAAATAAAGCATTTCCAAAATCACATCAGCTATACTCAACACTTTATCATTCACACCCTAGCCTTTATGAACGAATAGAAAGACTAAAAAGTGAAAATTAA
- a CDS encoding sodium-dependent transporter — protein MKERKNWSSQLTYILAVAGATVGFGATWRFPYLVGQNGGGAYVLIFCIAMIVIGIPMILVENAIGRRLKINAIDAFGGHKKINKFWKTIGYMGLMGAFGIMAYYMVIGGWVLNYIAKIATGILDLSSNITLEVTSKFYNENINSSPLHIAIATLIFVIINYIILIKGAVDGIERSAKYLMPILFLLMITMVIRNITLDGALEGIKFYLTPDFSKINAKLFVDVLGQVFFALSLGFGVMITLSSFVKKDENLVKISVITGFLNTGIAILAGFMIFPSLFTFGIEPNSGPSLVFKSLPIVFSHMWGGEVFAVGFFTLLMIAALTTSLPIYEVIITTVQEKLSIKRQKAILIVLSVIFVLGNIPSLLATNILSDITIFGKNIFDAYDAISATIFFILTSLGCAIFVGWVLKDEAKKEILKGSEKYKKVIDFWFVYVKFIIPIIILVVFISSFYDNFIK, from the coding sequence TTGAAAGAAAGAAAAAACTGGAGTTCACAACTTACATATATTTTAGCTGTTGCTGGAGCAACAGTTGGCTTTGGCGCTACTTGGCGTTTTCCATACCTTGTTGGTCAAAACGGTGGGGGAGCTTATGTCTTGATATTTTGTATTGCGATGATAGTTATAGGCATACCTATGATACTTGTTGAAAATGCCATAGGAAGAAGACTTAAGATAAATGCCATAGATGCCTTTGGGGGACATAAAAAAATCAATAAATTTTGGAAAACTATAGGATATATGGGTCTTATGGGAGCATTTGGAATAATGGCATATTATATGGTTATAGGCGGTTGGGTTTTAAACTATATAGCCAAAATAGCAACCGGAATTTTAGACCTATCATCAAATATAACACTTGAAGTAACAAGTAAATTTTATAATGAAAACATAAACTCATCTCCTTTGCATATAGCAATAGCAACTTTGATATTTGTTATTATAAACTATATAATCCTTATAAAAGGGGCTGTTGATGGCATAGAGCGTTCAGCAAAATACCTAATGCCAATACTTTTTTTACTTATGATAACTATGGTAATAAGAAATATAACACTAGATGGTGCATTAGAAGGAATTAAGTTTTATCTTACACCTGATTTTTCAAAGATAAATGCAAAGTTATTTGTTGATGTTTTAGGGCAAGTATTTTTTGCATTATCACTTGGATTTGGAGTGATGATAACACTATCAAGTTTTGTTAAAAAAGATGAAAATTTAGTAAAAATATCTGTCATAACTGGCTTTTTAAATACCGGCATAGCTATTTTGGCTGGATTTATGATTTTTCCATCTCTTTTTACATTTGGCATAGAGCCAAACAGTGGCCCTAGTCTAGTCTTTAAAAGTCTTCCAATAGTATTTTCTCATATGTGGGGTGGAGAGGTTTTTGCTGTTGGATTTTTCACACTACTAATGATAGCCGCACTAACAACATCTTTGCCAATATACGAGGTTATTATCACAACAGTTCAAGAAAAACTATCAATAAAAAGACAAAAAGCTATATTGATTGTTTTAAGCGTTATTTTTGTCTTAGGAAATATACCTAGTTTGCTAGCTACAAATATTTTAAGCGATATAACAATTTTTGGAAAAAATATCTTTGATGCTTATGATGCTATAAGTGCTACAATATTTTTTATACTAACCTCTCTTGGATGTGCTATATTTGTTGGTTGGGTTTTAAAAGATGAAGCAAAAAAAGAGATTTTAAAAGGAAGTGAAAAATACAAAAAAGTTATAGACTTTTGGTTTGTATATGTGAAATTTATAATTCCTATAATAATATTAGTAGTTTTCATTAGTAGTTTTTACGATAACTTTATAAAATAA